A region of Pyxidicoccus parkwaysis DNA encodes the following proteins:
- a CDS encoding SAM-dependent methyltransferase has protein sequence MSPPEPFPLFHPAGVRRAFGSDESTRRFAKVAQLEPGARVLVLGCGPDCGAALLLVKELGCSVVAADTDDYLLAALRERVKSQGLGDRLEVRRVSLDALGLPEGSFNAILIQGHVLYPLRNTLTGMRPLLAKRGRLGMTFPARVGRFAPKAALDFWERRVGGPLLLPRELLQTVESAGYEPESAETLHDAELDTLYRDIEAQLASVPVNAQASGLREELALHKESNGKASVSYAFVVGRRKEPGEKPPASRDRG, from the coding sequence ATGAGCCCCCCCGAGCCCTTCCCGCTGTTCCACCCCGCAGGAGTCCGTCGCGCCTTCGGCTCGGACGAGTCGACGCGCCGCTTCGCGAAGGTGGCCCAGCTGGAGCCGGGGGCGCGGGTGCTGGTGCTGGGCTGTGGTCCGGATTGTGGCGCCGCGCTGCTGCTGGTGAAGGAGCTGGGCTGCTCGGTGGTGGCCGCGGACACGGACGACTACCTGCTGGCCGCGCTGCGTGAGCGGGTGAAGTCGCAGGGCCTCGGAGACAGGCTCGAGGTGCGGCGCGTGTCGTTGGACGCGCTGGGCCTGCCCGAGGGCAGCTTCAACGCCATCCTCATCCAGGGCCACGTGCTGTACCCGCTGCGAAACACGCTGACGGGCATGCGGCCCTTGCTGGCGAAGCGGGGCCGTCTGGGGATGACCTTCCCGGCGAGGGTGGGGCGCTTCGCTCCGAAGGCCGCGCTGGACTTCTGGGAGCGCCGCGTGGGCGGTCCGCTCCTGCTGCCGCGCGAGCTGCTCCAGACGGTGGAGTCCGCTGGCTACGAGCCTGAGTCCGCGGAGACGCTCCACGACGCGGAGCTGGACACGCTCTACCGGGACATCGAGGCGCAGCTCGCGTCCGTGCCCGTGAATGCGCAGGCGTCGGGGCTGCGCGAGGAGCTGGCCCTGCACAAGGAGAGCAACGGCAAGGCGAGCGTCAGCTATGCCTTCGTCGTGGGCCGCCGCAAGGAGCCGGGCGAGAAGCCTCCGGCGTCGCGCGACCGCGGGTAG
- the dnaK gene encoding molecular chaperone DnaK yields MGKIIGIDLGTTNSVVAIMEGREPKVIVNEEGSRITPSVVAFTKDGERLVGQVAKRQSITNPERTVYSIKRFMGRRHDEVTEEAKLVPYKVARGPHGDARVDIDGKQYSAPEISAQVLLKLKRAAENYLGEKVTEAVITVPAYFNDAQRQATKDAGEIAGLTVKRIVNEPTAAALAYGLDKKKDEKIAVYDFGGGTFDISILEVGESVVDVLATNGDTHLGGDNIDLRIMDWLIGEFKKDTGLDVSKDKMVLQRLKEAAEKAKIELSSAMETDINLPFLTADASGPKHLNVKLTRAKFEAMIDDLIERSLEPCRKCLKDSGVDPKDLNEVVLVGGTTRIPKVQEAVKRLFGKEPNRSVNPDEVVAVGAAVQAGVLSGEVKDILLLDVTPLSLGVETLGGVMTKLIERNTTIPTRKSEVFSTAADGQTQVEIHVLQGEREMAGDNRSLGRFQLTGIPPAPRGVPQVEVTFDIDANGILNVSAKDKATSKEQKVTITHSSGLAKDEVEKMVADARSNEAADKARRELVEVKNQAESQSYAAEKLLKENKDKLGADVAKGIEEAVAELNKVRDGQDKDAIKAALDKLQAASYKAAEEMYRATGGAPGAEGAPGAGGPSAAPGSQATGKKDDVVDAEFRQS; encoded by the coding sequence GTGGGCAAGATTATCGGGATCGACCTGGGCACCACGAACAGCGTGGTTGCGATCATGGAGGGTCGCGAGCCCAAGGTGATCGTCAACGAGGAAGGCAGCCGCATCACGCCCTCGGTGGTCGCGTTCACGAAGGATGGGGAGCGTCTGGTGGGGCAGGTGGCGAAGCGTCAGTCCATCACCAACCCCGAGCGGACGGTGTACTCCATCAAGCGCTTCATGGGCCGGCGCCACGATGAGGTGACCGAGGAGGCCAAGCTGGTCCCCTACAAGGTCGCCCGTGGCCCCCATGGCGACGCGCGCGTGGACATCGACGGCAAGCAGTACAGCGCGCCGGAAATCAGCGCGCAGGTGCTGCTGAAGCTGAAGCGGGCGGCGGAGAACTATCTGGGCGAGAAGGTGACGGAGGCGGTCATCACCGTCCCGGCGTACTTCAACGACGCCCAGCGCCAGGCCACCAAGGACGCGGGTGAGATTGCCGGCCTCACGGTGAAGCGCATCGTGAACGAGCCGACGGCCGCGGCGCTCGCGTACGGCCTGGACAAGAAGAAGGACGAGAAGATCGCCGTCTACGACTTCGGCGGCGGCACCTTCGACATCTCCATCCTGGAGGTGGGCGAGAGCGTGGTCGACGTGCTCGCGACCAACGGTGACACGCACCTGGGCGGCGACAACATCGACCTGCGGATCATGGATTGGCTGATCGGCGAGTTCAAGAAGGACACCGGGCTCGACGTCAGCAAGGACAAGATGGTGCTCCAGCGCCTGAAGGAGGCGGCGGAGAAGGCGAAGATCGAGCTGTCCTCCGCGATGGAGACGGACATCAACCTGCCGTTCCTCACGGCGGACGCGTCCGGCCCCAAGCACCTCAACGTGAAGCTTACGCGCGCCAAGTTCGAGGCCATGATTGATGACCTCATCGAGCGCTCGCTGGAGCCGTGCCGCAAGTGCCTCAAGGACTCCGGGGTGGACCCGAAGGACCTCAACGAAGTCGTCCTGGTGGGCGGCACCACGCGCATCCCGAAGGTGCAGGAGGCGGTGAAGCGGCTGTTCGGCAAGGAGCCGAACCGCTCGGTGAACCCGGACGAGGTGGTGGCGGTGGGCGCCGCGGTGCAGGCGGGCGTGCTCTCCGGCGAGGTGAAAGACATCCTCCTGCTGGACGTGACGCCGCTGAGCCTGGGCGTGGAGACGCTGGGTGGCGTGATGACGAAGCTCATCGAGCGCAACACCACCATCCCCACGCGCAAGTCGGAGGTCTTCTCCACGGCCGCGGACGGCCAGACGCAGGTGGAGATCCACGTGCTGCAGGGTGAGCGCGAGATGGCGGGCGACAACCGCAGCCTCGGCCGCTTCCAGCTGACGGGCATTCCGCCGGCGCCGCGCGGCGTGCCGCAGGTGGAGGTGACGTTCGACATCGACGCGAACGGCATCCTCAACGTCAGCGCGAAGGACAAGGCCACCAGCAAGGAGCAGAAGGTCACCATCACCCACTCGTCCGGTCTCGCGAAGGACGAGGTGGAGAAGATGGTCGCCGACGCCCGCTCCAACGAGGCGGCCGACAAGGCCCGCCGCGAGTTGGTGGAGGTGAAGAACCAGGCGGAGAGCCAGTCCTACGCGGCGGAGAAGCTGCTGAAGGAGAACAAGGACAAGCTCGGCGCCGACGTGGCGAAGGGCATCGAGGAGGCGGTGGCGGAGCTCAACAAGGTCCGCGACGGCCAGGACAAGGACGCCATCAAGGCCGCGCTCGATAAGCTCCAGGCGGCCAGCTACAAGGCGGCCGAAGAGATGTACCGCGCCACCGGCGGCGCTCCGGGCGCCGAGGGTGCGCCGGGCGCCGGCGGCCCCTCCGCGGCTCCGGGCTCGCAGGCCACCGGCAAGAAGGACGACGTGGTGGACGCCGAGTTCCGCCAGTCGTAG
- a CDS encoding diacylglycerol/lipid kinase family protein — protein MLVQPLRSPDFRRATASDTATEPKVAVLLNANARKVDARVVKSLSHVVPEQDLFLSRSPLDARRIVQTVLERGYPMVFTGGGDGTFMGFVNEVLHQVGPRGRFAGQSAPRFGILKLGTGNGIANHVNASSTRGDGILNDVLRARTGEVPGYRAMDLLLVDGQRAPFAGLGVDGKVLNDYIWVKENLGKGLLKSVLTGSGGYFSAVACKTVPHYLTHSTWVECEVVNGQTSEAYRLGADGRAVGEALAPGETLFRGRLMMAAAGTMPFYGYGFRMFPFASERRGFMQLRLGQVKPGQVLANLPKLWNGRWFPEGLHDFHAREVTIRFANPMPFQVGGDAAGYREQVTLAVAPESIELVDFNGAMN, from the coding sequence ATGCTCGTCCAGCCCCTCCGCTCTCCGGACTTCCGCCGTGCCACTGCGTCGGACACCGCCACGGAGCCGAAGGTCGCGGTGCTGCTGAACGCCAATGCCCGCAAGGTGGACGCGCGGGTGGTGAAGTCGCTGTCGCACGTGGTGCCGGAGCAGGACCTGTTCCTCTCGCGCTCGCCGCTGGATGCGCGGCGCATCGTCCAGACGGTGCTGGAGCGGGGCTACCCCATGGTCTTCACGGGCGGCGGCGACGGCACGTTCATGGGCTTCGTCAACGAGGTGCTGCACCAGGTGGGGCCGCGCGGCCGCTTCGCGGGCCAGTCCGCGCCCCGCTTCGGCATCCTCAAGCTGGGCACGGGCAACGGCATCGCCAACCACGTCAACGCCTCCAGCACGCGCGGCGACGGCATCCTCAACGACGTGCTGCGCGCTCGCACGGGTGAGGTGCCCGGCTACCGCGCCATGGACCTGCTGCTGGTGGATGGCCAGCGCGCGCCCTTCGCCGGGCTGGGTGTGGATGGCAAGGTGCTCAACGACTACATCTGGGTGAAGGAGAACCTGGGCAAGGGCCTTCTCAAGAGCGTCCTCACCGGCAGCGGCGGCTACTTCTCCGCGGTGGCCTGCAAGACGGTGCCGCACTACCTCACTCACTCCACCTGGGTGGAGTGCGAGGTGGTGAATGGCCAGACCAGCGAGGCGTACCGGCTGGGCGCCGACGGCCGCGCGGTGGGCGAGGCGCTGGCCCCCGGCGAGACGCTCTTCCGTGGCCGGCTGATGATGGCGGCGGCGGGCACCATGCCCTTCTACGGCTACGGCTTCCGCATGTTCCCCTTCGCCAGCGAGCGCCGCGGCTTCATGCAGCTGCGCCTGGGCCAGGTGAAGCCGGGGCAGGTGCTCGCCAACCTGCCGAAGCTGTGGAACGGCCGCTGGTTCCCGGAAGGCCTGCACGACTTCCACGCGCGCGAGGTGACGATTCGCTTCGCCAACCCCATGCCCTTCCAGGTGGGCGGCGACGCGGCCGGCTACCGCGAGCAGGTGACGCTGGCCGTCGCCCCGGAGTCCATCGAGCTGGTGGACTTCAACGGCGCGATGAACTGA